A genomic region of Saccopteryx bilineata isolate mSacBil1 chromosome 1, mSacBil1_pri_phased_curated, whole genome shotgun sequence contains the following coding sequences:
- the LOC136320605 gene encoding olfactory receptor 52R1-like isoform X2, producing MLPTGNSSNHPLDFILMGIPGLEDVHIWISIPFCLMYVVALMGNMLILFIIKTETTLHEPMFYFLAMLAITDLILSTSILPKMLVIFWFNYREINFHACLTQMFFIHAFSGVESGLLVAMALDRYVAICNPLRHSSILTNSVVAQVGIVALLRGLALMTPHPFLVRRWPYCRTNIVPHTYCEHMAVVKLACADISINSFYSLAVIILIVGIDVACISLSYIQIFCTVFNLPSRDARLKTLSTCGSHVCVILTLYIPALFSFLTHRFSKHIPHQAHILMANMYLLVTPMLNPIIYGVRTKQIRECVLQLFKVKIN from the exons CCATCCTTTAGA TTTCATCCTGATGGGCATACCTGGTCTAGAAGACGTGCATATTTGGATATCCATTCCTTTCTGCTTAATGTATGTTGTTGCTCTCATGGGAAATATGCTCATCCTTTTTATCATCAAAACTGAGACTACTCTTCACGAacccatgttttattttcttgccatGTTGGCCATCACAGACCTCATCTTGTCAACTTCTATTCTTCCCAAGATGTTGGTTATATTCTGGTTTAATTATCGTGAAATTAACTTCCATGCCTGCCTCACTCAGATGTTTTTCATCCATGCTTTCTCTGGGGTGGAATCAGGGCTTCTTGTGGCCATGGCACTTGACCGATATGTGGCAATCTGCAATCCCTTGAGACACTCATCCATTCTAACAAACTCTGTGGTGGCTCAGGTTGGCATAGTGGCACTTCTGCGTGGGTTAGCACTAATGACACCACATCCCTTTCTGGTAAGGAGGTGGCCATATTGCCGGACCAATATTGTCCCCCATACATATTGTGAGCATATGGCTGTGGTAAAATTGGCTTGTGCTGACATCTCCATCAATAGTTTTTATAGCTTGGCAGTCATTATCTTAATTGTTGGAATTGATGTGGCATGCATCTCTCTGTCCTATATACAGATATTCTGCACTGTATTCAATCTCCCTTCTAGAGATGCTAGACTGAAGACTCTCAGCACTTGTGGGTCCCATGTTTGTGTCATCCTCACTTTATACATTCctgctcttttctccttcctcacccacCGATTCAGTAAACATATACCACATCAGGCCCACATCCTGATGGCCAACATGTACTTGTTAGTAACACCTATGCTGAACCCTATTATCTATGGAGTAAGAACCAAACAGATCCGAGAATGTGTTCTACAATTATTCAAAGTTAAAATCAACTGA
- the LOC136320605 gene encoding olfactory receptor 52E4-like isoform X1, producing MLPTGNSSNRPIFTFILMGIPGLEDVHIWISIPFCLMYVVALMGNMLILFIIKTETTLHEPMFYFLAMLAITDLILSTSILPKMLVIFWFNYREINFHACLTQMFFIHAFSGVESGLLVAMALDRYVAICNPLRHSSILTNSVVAQVGIVALLRGLALMTPHPFLVRRWPYCRTNIVPHTYCEHMAVVKLACADISINSFYSLAVIILIVGIDVACISLSYIQIFCTVFNLPSRDARLKTLSTCGSHVCVILTLYIPALFSFLTHRFSKHIPHQAHILMANMYLLVTPMLNPIIYGVRTKQIRECVLQLFKVKIN from the exons TAGACCTATATT CACTTTCATCCTGATGGGCATACCTGGTCTAGAAGACGTGCATATTTGGATATCCATTCCTTTCTGCTTAATGTATGTTGTTGCTCTCATGGGAAATATGCTCATCCTTTTTATCATCAAAACTGAGACTACTCTTCACGAacccatgttttattttcttgccatGTTGGCCATCACAGACCTCATCTTGTCAACTTCTATTCTTCCCAAGATGTTGGTTATATTCTGGTTTAATTATCGTGAAATTAACTTCCATGCCTGCCTCACTCAGATGTTTTTCATCCATGCTTTCTCTGGGGTGGAATCAGGGCTTCTTGTGGCCATGGCACTTGACCGATATGTGGCAATCTGCAATCCCTTGAGACACTCATCCATTCTAACAAACTCTGTGGTGGCTCAGGTTGGCATAGTGGCACTTCTGCGTGGGTTAGCACTAATGACACCACATCCCTTTCTGGTAAGGAGGTGGCCATATTGCCGGACCAATATTGTCCCCCATACATATTGTGAGCATATGGCTGTGGTAAAATTGGCTTGTGCTGACATCTCCATCAATAGTTTTTATAGCTTGGCAGTCATTATCTTAATTGTTGGAATTGATGTGGCATGCATCTCTCTGTCCTATATACAGATATTCTGCACTGTATTCAATCTCCCTTCTAGAGATGCTAGACTGAAGACTCTCAGCACTTGTGGGTCCCATGTTTGTGTCATCCTCACTTTATACATTCctgctcttttctccttcctcacccacCGATTCAGTAAACATATACCACATCAGGCCCACATCCTGATGGCCAACATGTACTTGTTAGTAACACCTATGCTGAACCCTATTATCTATGGAGTAAGAACCAAACAGATCCGAGAATGTGTTCTACAATTATTCAAAGTTAAAATCAACTGA